From the genome of Streptococcus marmotae, one region includes:
- the pyk gene encoding pyruvate kinase: MNKRVKIVATLGPAVEIRGGKKFGDDGYWGEKLDVEASAQKIAELIKEGANVFRFNFSHGDHQEQGDRMATVRRAEEIAGQKVGFLLDTKGPEIRTELFEGDAKEYEYTTGETIRVATKQGIKSTREVIALNVAGGLDIYDDVEVGKQILVDDGKLGLRVFAKDDEKREFEVTVENDGVIAKQKGVNIPYTKIPFPALAERDNADIRFGLAQGLNFIAISFVRTAKDVNEVRAICEETENGHVKLFAKIENQQGIDNIDEIIEAADGIMIARGDMGIEVPFEMVPVYQKMIITKVNAAGKAVITATNMLETMTEKPRATRSEVSDVFNAVIDGTDATMLSGESANGKYPVESVRTMATIAKNAQTLLGEYSRLDSSTFERTSKTEVIASAVSDACHSMDIKLVVTVTETGFSARSISKYRPNADILAVTFTEEVQKSLMINWGVIPIVTDKPASTDDMFELAEREAIKAGLVQSGDNIVIVAGVPVGVAGSTNTMRVRTVK; encoded by the coding sequence ATGAATAAACGCGTAAAAATTGTTGCTACATTAGGTCCAGCGGTTGAAATCCGTGGTGGTAAAAAATTCGGTGATGATGGTTACTGGGGTGAAAAACTAGATGTTGAAGCATCAGCTCAGAAAATTGCGGAATTGATTAAAGAAGGGGCAAACGTATTCCGTTTCAACTTCTCACACGGTGACCACCAAGAGCAAGGTGATCGTATGGCAACAGTACGTCGTGCGGAAGAAATCGCTGGTCAAAAAGTAGGTTTCTTGCTTGATACAAAAGGTCCTGAAATCCGTACAGAATTATTTGAAGGAGATGCAAAGGAATACGAATACACTACTGGTGAAACAATTCGTGTTGCTACAAAACAAGGAATCAAATCAACTCGTGAAGTAATTGCTTTGAACGTTGCTGGCGGCCTTGACATCTACGATGATGTGGAAGTTGGAAAACAAATCCTTGTTGATGATGGAAAACTTGGTCTTCGTGTTTTTGCAAAAGATGATGAAAAACGTGAATTTGAAGTAACAGTCGAAAACGACGGCGTTATCGCAAAACAAAAAGGTGTGAACATTCCTTACACTAAAATTCCTTTCCCAGCACTTGCTGAACGCGACAATGCAGACATCCGCTTCGGTCTTGCGCAAGGATTGAACTTCATTGCGATTTCATTCGTTCGTACAGCAAAAGACGTGAATGAAGTGCGTGCTATCTGTGAAGAAACTGAAAATGGTCACGTGAAATTGTTTGCCAAAATCGAAAACCAACAAGGTATCGACAATATCGATGAAATCATCGAAGCAGCAGACGGTATCATGATTGCTCGTGGTGACATGGGTATTGAAGTACCATTTGAAATGGTTCCAGTTTACCAAAAAATGATCATCACGAAAGTGAATGCAGCTGGTAAAGCAGTTATCACAGCAACAAACATGCTTGAAACAATGACTGAAAAACCACGTGCAACTCGTTCAGAAGTATCAGATGTATTCAACGCTGTTATTGACGGAACAGACGCTACCATGCTTTCAGGTGAATCAGCAAACGGTAAATATCCAGTAGAATCAGTTCGTACAATGGCAACGATTGCGAAAAATGCGCAAACTCTATTGGGAGAATACAGCCGTTTAGATTCTTCAACATTTGAACGTACAAGTAAGACAGAAGTGATTGCTTCTGCTGTTAGCGATGCGTGTCACTCAATGGATATCAAATTGGTTGTAACCGTTACTGAAACTGGCTTCTCAGCACGTTCAATTTCGAAATACCGTCCAAATGCAGACATCTTAGCTGTTACATTTACAGAAGAAGTTCAAAAATCATTGATGATCAACTGGGGAGTTATTCCAATTGTGACAGATAAACCAGCTTCTACAGATGATATGTTTGAACTAGCAGAACGTGAAGCAATCAAAGCTGGACTTGTTCAATCAGGTGATAACATTGTCATTGTTGCAGGTGTACCAGTTGGTGTTGCTGGTTCAACTAACACAATGCGTGTCCGCACTGTAAAATAA
- the pfkA gene encoding 6-phosphofructokinase, giving the protein MKRIAVLTSGGDAPGMNAAVRAVVRKAISEGMEVFGINYGYAGMVAGDIFPLTKVGVSGILGTGGTMLYSARYPEFAQLEGQLKGIEQLKKHGIEGVVVIGGDGSYHGAMRLTEHGFPAIGIPGTIDNDIPGTDFTIGFDTACMTVMDAVDKIRDTAMSHRRTFVVEVMGRHAGDIALWAGIAIGADEIIVPEEDFKIEDVVANIRKGYEKGKNHNIVMLAEGVMSADEFAKQLKEAGDTSDLRAIELGHIQRGGRPTVRDRVLASRLGAYAVELLKEGKGGLAVGVHKDDLVANPILGSKEENALFCLGEDGKIIVNNPHRGDAKLAGLARSLSRY; this is encoded by the coding sequence ATGAAACGTATTGCTGTTTTAACTAGTGGTGGTGACGCCCCTGGTATGAACGCTGCTGTTCGTGCAGTTGTTCGTAAAGCAATTTCAGAGGGGATGGAAGTCTTCGGGATTAACTACGGTTACGCCGGAATGGTTGCTGGAGATATTTTCCCTCTTACAAAAGTGGGAGTAAGTGGTATTCTTGGCACTGGTGGTACGATGCTATACTCAGCTCGCTACCCAGAGTTTGCTCAATTGGAAGGTCAATTAAAAGGAATTGAACAATTGAAGAAACATGGGATTGAGGGAGTTGTCGTTATCGGTGGAGACGGTTCCTACCACGGTGCGATGCGCTTGACAGAGCATGGCTTCCCAGCTATCGGTATCCCAGGTACGATTGATAATGATATTCCAGGGACAGACTTTACCATCGGTTTTGATACAGCTTGTATGACCGTCATGGACGCTGTTGATAAGATCCGTGATACAGCCATGAGTCACCGTCGTACATTCGTTGTAGAAGTAATGGGTCGTCATGCAGGGGATATCGCTCTTTGGGCTGGTATTGCAATCGGTGCAGATGAAATTATCGTACCAGAAGAAGACTTCAAGATTGAAGATGTAGTAGCGAATATCCGTAAAGGCTACGAAAAAGGTAAGAATCACAACATCGTCATGCTTGCTGAAGGAGTTATGTCAGCAGATGAGTTTGCTAAACAATTGAAAGAAGCTGGCGATACGAGCGACCTTCGTGCAATTGAGCTTGGTCATATCCAACGTGGTGGACGTCCAACTGTCCGTGACCGTGTTCTTGCTTCACGTTTGGGCGCTTATGCAGTGGAACTTCTGAAAGAAGGAAAAGGTGGCCTTGCAGTTGGTGTCCATAAGGATGACCTTGTTGCCAATCCAATCCTTGGTTCAAAAGAAGAAAATGCTCTCTTCTGTCTAGGTGAAGACGGCAAGATTATTGTCAACAACCCACATAGAGGGGATGCGAAACTAGCTGGCTTGGCTCGTAGCTTGTCTCGTTACTAA
- a CDS encoding DNA polymerase III subunit alpha produces the protein MLAQLDTKTVYSFMDSMMTIESYVARAKEMGYTHLGIMDRDNLYAAYSFIEACEKEGIQPIVGCEIEWQVSADEKVVIQFIATNTEGYQNLLKISTAKMMGEKEFDRIRPYLAGVALVIPYFEGVEVYDLGVDFYIGVRATTPAFQSSRPLIPLYTVRYFEESQVEVLQVLHAIQGNIPLNQVTQLVHNQALLSPESLEAIFQQRFPAAIEELNRLVARISYQLDKNLKLPRFNRECLAVEELREKAEEGLRMRGIDYPVYQDRLQQELAIIHQMGFDDYFLIVWDLLRFGRSQGYYMGMGRGSAVGSLVAYALQITGIDPVKHNLLFERFLNVERFSMPDIDIDIPDIHRSDFIRYVRERYGTLHAAQIVTYSTFGAKQALRDVLKRYGTPEYEVSAITKKISFRDTLATAYERNASFRQVINSKMEYQKSYAIAQQIEGQPRQTSIHAAGVVMSDEELTDTIPLKSGEDMLITQYDAHAVEANGLLKMDFLGLRNLTFVQKMAEAVEAKYGKKIVIADIDLEDSATLKLFAKGQTKGIFQFEQPGAIQLLKRVQPSRFEDIVATTSLNRPGASDYSDNFVKRKHGQEAVDVLDDSIATILQPTYGIMLYQEQVMQIAQRFSGFTLGKADLLRRAMSKKNKAEMQSMEADFIAGALEQGHDEEKARAIFTMMAKFAGYGFNRSHAYAYSALAFQLAYFKTHYPDVFFDIMLNYSSSDYISDALQFDFQVAPVTINSIPYHDKFEGNKIYMGLKNIKGLPKDLAFWLIEERPFKSVEDFILRLPANFKKQDTLKPLIQLGLFDPFEPNRKKILENLDNLFVFADTFGTFFSEENYSWQEAEDYSNSEKFSLEQAIIGVGMSPHPLLLLAKSANRPHTPFGELVAGNAVTILGQIQSIRVIRTKKTGQQMAFAQVTDTKKKVDVTLFPETYQRYQNLLKEGDIVYLTGKVQERDGQLQLILDNLEQPNAEKCWILLENEKHDQEIARILADYPGTIPVVLHYQERNQTVQLERIFVRKSEELQIRLQEFSMKTVFQ, from the coding sequence ATGCTGGCACAATTAGATACCAAGACTGTCTATAGTTTTATGGATAGCATGATGACGATTGAGTCTTATGTTGCGCGTGCGAAAGAAATGGGCTATACGCACTTAGGCATCATGGATCGGGATAATTTGTACGCTGCTTATTCCTTTATAGAAGCGTGTGAAAAAGAAGGAATTCAGCCAATTGTTGGATGTGAGATAGAATGGCAGGTCTCGGCAGATGAGAAGGTGGTTATTCAATTTATTGCTACAAATACAGAAGGCTATCAAAATCTCTTAAAAATTTCGACAGCAAAGATGATGGGAGAAAAAGAATTTGATCGGATTCGTCCGTATCTAGCAGGTGTTGCCTTAGTTATCCCTTATTTTGAAGGAGTCGAAGTCTATGATTTGGGAGTTGATTTTTACATTGGAGTGCGTGCGACAACACCTGCATTCCAATCGAGCCGTCCCTTGATTCCCTTATACACAGTACGGTATTTTGAAGAAAGTCAAGTAGAGGTCTTGCAGGTTCTTCATGCTATTCAGGGCAATATCCCCCTCAATCAAGTTACTCAACTGGTCCACAACCAAGCATTGTTAAGCCCAGAAAGTTTAGAAGCAATCTTTCAGCAGCGATTTCCAGCAGCGATTGAGGAGTTGAATCGCCTGGTAGCAAGGATTTCCTATCAGCTTGATAAAAACTTGAAATTGCCTCGCTTTAATCGGGAGTGCTTAGCAGTGGAGGAACTGCGTGAAAAGGCTGAGGAAGGCTTGCGAATGAGAGGGATTGATTATCCTGTCTATCAAGATCGTCTGCAACAAGAGCTGGCGATCATTCATCAAATGGGTTTTGACGATTATTTTTTAATCGTCTGGGATCTTTTGCGTTTTGGGCGCAGTCAAGGCTATTACATGGGAATGGGACGCGGTTCTGCAGTTGGCAGTTTAGTGGCCTATGCCTTACAAATTACAGGTATTGACCCTGTCAAACACAACTTACTCTTTGAGCGATTTTTAAATGTTGAGCGCTTTAGCATGCCTGATATTGATATTGATATTCCAGATATTCACCGTAGCGATTTCATTCGCTATGTGAGAGAGCGCTATGGAACACTTCATGCAGCTCAGATTGTAACCTATTCCACTTTTGGTGCCAAACAGGCACTTCGAGATGTGTTGAAGCGCTATGGAACACCGGAATACGAAGTAAGTGCCATTACCAAGAAGATTTCTTTTCGAGATACCTTAGCAACAGCCTATGAGCGTAATGCCTCCTTTAGGCAAGTAATCAATAGCAAAATGGAATACCAAAAATCCTATGCCATAGCTCAGCAAATTGAAGGACAGCCACGTCAGACATCGATTCATGCGGCAGGTGTTGTGATGAGTGACGAAGAATTGACCGATACCATTCCACTAAAATCAGGTGAAGATATGCTGATTACTCAGTATGATGCTCATGCGGTAGAAGCCAATGGACTCTTAAAAATGGATTTTCTAGGCCTACGAAATCTGACCTTCGTTCAAAAAATGGCAGAAGCAGTTGAGGCAAAATATGGCAAGAAAATTGTGATTGCAGACATTGATTTAGAAGATTCAGCAACCCTGAAACTCTTTGCCAAAGGACAGACAAAAGGTATTTTCCAGTTTGAGCAACCGGGCGCCATTCAGCTGTTAAAACGAGTACAGCCGAGTCGATTTGAAGATATTGTAGCAACGACCAGTTTGAACAGACCGGGTGCGAGTGACTATTCAGATAATTTTGTCAAGCGTAAACATGGTCAAGAGGCAGTAGATGTATTAGATGATTCGATTGCGACTATTTTACAGCCTACCTATGGCATCATGCTTTATCAAGAGCAGGTCATGCAGATTGCCCAGCGTTTTTCTGGTTTTACACTTGGGAAAGCTGATTTGTTACGCCGTGCCATGTCTAAGAAAAATAAGGCTGAAATGCAGAGTATGGAAGCCGATTTCATTGCAGGAGCGCTCGAACAGGGGCATGATGAGGAGAAGGCACGAGCGATTTTTACCATGATGGCAAAATTTGCTGGCTATGGTTTCAACCGTAGTCATGCCTATGCCTATTCAGCTTTAGCCTTCCAATTGGCCTATTTTAAAACCCATTATCCCGATGTTTTTTTTGATATCATGTTGAATTATTCGAGTAGTGATTACATTTCAGATGCCCTACAATTTGATTTTCAGGTAGCACCTGTTACCATCAATAGTATTCCTTACCACGACAAGTTTGAGGGCAATAAGATTTACATGGGTCTCAAGAATATAAAGGGGTTGCCAAAAGACTTGGCATTTTGGCTCATTGAAGAGCGACCGTTTAAGAGTGTAGAGGATTTTATTCTGCGATTACCTGCGAATTTTAAAAAACAGGATACCTTAAAGCCCTTGATTCAGCTTGGCTTATTTGATCCATTTGAACCAAATCGGAAGAAGATTTTGGAAAACTTAGATAATCTTTTCGTCTTTGCGGATACTTTTGGAACGTTCTTTTCTGAGGAAAATTATAGTTGGCAAGAAGCAGAAGATTACAGTAATAGTGAAAAGTTCAGTTTGGAACAGGCGATTATTGGTGTTGGAATGAGTCCACATCCCTTGTTATTATTAGCAAAATCAGCCAACAGACCTCATACGCCATTTGGTGAATTAGTTGCTGGAAATGCGGTTACGATTCTCGGTCAGATTCAGTCCATTCGTGTGATTCGCACCAAGAAAACGGGTCAGCAAATGGCCTTTGCGCAAGTGACCGATACAAAGAAGAAAGTAGATGTTACGCTCTTTCCAGAAACCTATCAACGCTATCAAAATCTGTTGAAAGAAGGGGATATTGTTTATCTGACCGGGAAGGTTCAAGAAAGAGATGGGCAATTGCAGCTAATCTTAGATAACTTAGAGCAGCCCAATGCGGAAAAATGCTGGATTTTACTGGAAAATGAGAAGCATGATCAGGAAATCGCACGCATTTTGGCTGATTATCCAGGAACAATCCCTGTCGTTCTTCATTATCAAGAACGCAATCAAACAGTGCAATTAGAACGAATTTTTGTTCGAAAATCAGAGGAATTACAGATACGTTTACAGGAATTTTCAATGAAAACGGTTTTTCAGTAA
- a CDS encoding GntR family transcriptional regulator, whose product MTWKFDNNFPIYIQIANTIKLQIVTHQLQSGDKLPTVRDLAETAGVNPNTVQRALSDLESEGFVYSVRTTGRFVTDNLDLINQTRISLAQDELENFVTNMLDLGFKQEELIQQLEQYLKGE is encoded by the coding sequence ATGACTTGGAAATTTGATAACAACTTCCCAATTTATATCCAGATTGCTAATACTATCAAGTTGCAGATTGTGACCCATCAACTCCAATCTGGCGACAAACTCCCAACCGTTCGTGATTTAGCGGAAACTGCTGGAGTCAATCCCAACACTGTTCAACGTGCCTTATCCGATCTCGAAAGCGAGGGCTTTGTTTATTCAGTCCGTACAACAGGACGCTTCGTAACCGATAATTTGGACCTAATCAATCAAACTAGGATCAGCCTAGCTCAAGATGAGTTGGAAAACTTTGTGACCAATATGCTTGATTTAGGTTTTAAACAAGAGGAACTGATTCAACAGTTAGAACAATATCTAAAAGGAGAATAA
- a CDS encoding ABC transporter ATP-binding protein, protein MEKNFTLVEIQQVSKSYGGLVALNNVNLKFSAGKIIGLLGPNGSGKTTLIKLISGLLQPEYGQILINGRKPSPETKQIVSYLPDTTYLDEHMRISEAIDLFKDFYADFDEARALHLLQDLNIELNSRIKHLSKGNKEKVQLILVMSRQALLYVLDEPIGGVDPAARDYILRTIISNYSPTSSVLISTHLISDVEQILDEVIFLQYGNVVRHSDVDDLRIESGESIDELFRREFKA, encoded by the coding sequence ATGGAAAAGAATTTTACTCTCGTTGAGATTCAGCAAGTCTCAAAATCATACGGCGGGCTAGTTGCATTAAACAATGTCAACCTCAAATTTTCAGCTGGAAAAATCATTGGCTTACTAGGACCAAATGGTTCTGGAAAAACAACCTTGATCAAATTGATCAGTGGGCTTCTTCAGCCAGAATATGGGCAAATCCTAATTAACGGTCGCAAGCCATCTCCCGAAACCAAGCAAATTGTATCCTATCTTCCAGATACGACCTATTTAGATGAACACATGCGAATTTCAGAAGCGATTGACTTATTTAAGGATTTCTATGCAGATTTTGATGAGGCACGCGCCCTTCACCTCCTCCAAGATCTCAATATTGAGCTAAATAGTCGTATTAAACATTTATCAAAAGGAAACAAAGAAAAGGTCCAATTGATTTTGGTCATGAGCCGGCAAGCCCTTCTCTATGTCCTTGATGAGCCAATTGGCGGTGTTGATCCTGCTGCGCGTGACTATATCTTGCGTACGATTATCTCTAACTATTCTCCAACCTCTTCTGTACTGATTTCAACCCATTTGATTTCAGATGTCGAACAAATTCTCGATGAAGTTATCTTCCTCCAGTACGGTAATGTGGTTCGTCATAGCGATGTCGATGACCTACGAATTGAAAGCGGAGAATCAATCGATGAACTCTTCCGCCGTGAATTTAAGGCTTAG